The genomic DNA TAAACACTGAATTATCTATATTTGCTGATGATTTAAATTCTCAAGATAATTACCTGAATAAATTAATGTCTTTGAATATTAAATTTAAAGGTGCAGATCATATCCTGACTAAAGTTAATAACTTAACCCAAGCTGCAAATTTGCAAGGTTTGTCACCATTATTTGATCAGCGGGTAGTGGATTTAAGTATGGAAATTCCTCCAGAATATAAACTTTCAGGAGTAGAAGAAAAAGCAGTTTTAAAAAAAGCAGTCAGCGATATTTTACCCGATACAATTATCAATCGTCCTAAAAGTGGGATGATGGTTCCTGTGCAATTAGGTTTTAAAAAATACTGGCAAAAAGAAGCCAGAAAATTATTATTAACTAGAAATAATGAAATTTCTACCTATATCAATCAGGAAGTATTACGAAATTGGTTAAATTTTAAAAATGATACCTGGGGAAGATACGGTGTGAAACTGTGGCTATTAGTAAGTTTAGAAATTTGGTTACAGGTGAATAAAAATAAATAAAAATCACTCCAAACCCCACACAGGAGAAAATTTGAGCAATACTGGTACAAGTAAGGAAAGTTAACAGAACATTACAAACATGACAATTCGACCCAGCGACACAGCTTTATTAGATTGGAGTGGTGATACCTTAGCAATTGGTTTATTTGAAGATGCAGTGGAGTTAACAGGCGATTTAGCGACTTTGAATGAGAAAAGTGGCGGAATTATCCAAGAAATCATTGCTGAAGAAGAATTTACAGGTAAAGTGAATAGTACCGTTGTCATTCGGGTCGGTGCTAGTTATCCTGTGCGGAAAGTGATTTTAGTGGGTTTAGGAAAACCAGAGGCACTAAGCTTAGAAAGCTTACGCCGTGCTGCGGCTACAGTGGCGCGAAGTGCGAAAAAGCAAAAAACTAAAACTTTGGCTATTAGCTTACCTGTGTACAATCATGAACCAGCAGCTACAGCCCAAGCGATTACAGAAGGGGCAGAATTAGCACTTTACCAAGATACTCGCTTCAAATCTGAACCAGAAGATAAAAATCCCGATATCGAAACTATAGATTTACTGGGGTTAGCAGGACAAGAAGCAGCTATTACCCGTGCAGAACAAATTGTCTCTGGGGTAATTTTAGCTAGACAGTTAGTAGCAGCCCCAGCTAATGCGGTGACACCAATTACAATGGCAGAAACCGCCCAAGCTATAGCCAAAGAACATGGTTTAGAATTACAAATTCTCGAACAAGAAGATTGCGAAAAATTGGGTATGGGGGCATATTTAGGAGTTGCCCAAGCTTCTGACTTACCACCTAAATTTATTCATCTTATCTACAAACCCACCACTACACCTAAACGAAAATTAGCGATTATTGGTAAGGGTTTAACCTTTGACTCTGGTGGTTTGAATATTAAAGGGGCTGGTAGCGGCATTGAAACCATGAAAATTGACATGGGTGGCGCGGCGGCTACTTTGGGTGCAGCTAAAGCTATTGGGCAGTTAAAACCAGATGTGGAAGTTCACTTTATCTCAGCCGTTACCGAAAACATGATTAGCGGTAAGGCTATGCACCCTGGAGATATCTTAACCGCATCCAATGGCAAAACAATCGAAGTTAACAACACTGATGCTGAAGGGCGTTTAACCTTGGCTGATGCGTTAGTTTATGCGGACAAGTTGGGTTTGGATGCCATGGTTGATTTAGCTACCCTGACTGGTGCTTGTGTTGTGGCTTTGGGTGATAATATTGCTGGTTTATTTACACCAGATGATGATGTAGCTGCCCAATTACAAACTGCTTCAGAAAACGCAGGTGAGAAACTTTGGCGGATGCCGATGGAGGAGAAATATTTTGAGGGGATGAAATCTGGTATTGCGGATATGAAAAATACTGGACCTCGTTATGGTGGTTCTATTACTGCATCTTTGTTTTTGAAACAGTTTGTTAAGGATACTCCCTGGGCGCACCTAGACATTGCCGGGCCTGTTTGGGCGGATAAGGAAAATGGTTACAACGGTGCTGGTGCTACTGGTTTTGGTGTCAGAACTTTGGTTCATTGGGTTTTGAGTTAACCTCAGTTGAACCAGGTGACAGGTTACAGGTTACAGGTTACAGGTTACAGGTTACAGGTGACAGTAATAGGAAATAAGAAAGAAATTTATTTTTATTATCCTATGTACGGGCGAACGGCCGTTCGCCCCTCCTGACTTAAAAGCGATAATTGCGATCGCCTATCCACATACTTGTGGGTACAGCATTACCTTGAGGATCTACTTTTACCTTAACTGTAATTGGTGTTGTGCGTCCGTTGCGGTTTTGCTGTATTTGGGACAAATCATTATTAATTTGCTGTCTTTGTTCTTCGGAGACATAATAATTTTCCAGACCATAATTAATTACACCATCTTGATAATTACCCTTTAACGCCACCTGGTTATTAGGTAAATAAATGGGGCGATCGCTACTTACACGTACAGGCCGCCAAGCAGGAGGAACAGCACGATTAAAAGTTCGTTGTTCTTGCAAAACCAAATACAAGGTACTACCCTGATTAATTCTGCCATTTCTAATTGAATTTTGGTCTACCCAATCTCTCCATCCTGGTAATCTTCTCAAGGTATCTGTGCGAGAAATATTATAATCAAAGGATACAGAAGAACCTTGCAAAACATTATTAGAATATTCAGGTATAGTTTGCAAAATTACAGTTTTACCTGTCATTTCTGTATACATTGCTTGACTGGGAACTGCTAAAATTAACCCTATTTGTACCATCAAAGGAGCGATTAGCCGCCAAATCGGTAAAGGTTGATTTGCTTTTTGTTCAGTTGCAATTAAGTAATCACGAAAAGTTAACTTTTCAGAAAATTCTTTTTCTGGAGTTAAGGTTTTATTTTTGTCAGGTGAATTATTTGCCATGATCAATAAATAATAGGTTAACTGTTAGTTATCAGTTATTAGTTATCAGTTTTTTTCTAATGACTAATGACCAATGACTCATAGGATATTCAACGCAGAGACTTAATATATTTGTTAATTCTAATGCACAGATGATCTACGACTTTTTAGCTGTAGAACGTTCCTGTAAACGACGTTCAAACCATAAACCAGCAGAAATCAAACCAGAACCACACAACACGAACACTAATGATCTAAACAATATATCAGTGTCATATTCTAGCACTCGACTGATGACTTGGAGGATGAATAATAACATACCAGACCAAAAAGCAGTTCTGTGACTTAACTTCAATCCTTCTTGAATTAATCCCCAAGCTAAAGTTATCAACAGGATATTGAAAATAAAAATTCCCAATTCAGTAATTTGACCAATACTTTGATGCCAAAAAGGGATAATGACAATGAAACCGAGAAAAATACTAATTACTGTGATCGTAAAAAATACTTCTCTCCGGATAGGATTATTCTGATGACGAAAGAGAAATAACCATTGCAAAACTACTAAACCACTGATAATTCCTAAATCAATTATAGGCACAGCTTGCAAAACATTCGAGAAATTGGTAGGTGAATTACCAAAACCAGAACTAAAAGATTGCCATTGCCAACGGAAGGATAATAAATAAAACACCACACCAAAACAGACTAAGGACAAATTACGGGCTATGGGTTGAAATAACCGATAATTAATATTGGGAAAAAGTAAATCATCATAACTCCAGAATAATGCCGGAGGAAGTGCTAAAGCAAAAGAAGCTACCCAAGGAATGACATTAGAAAAAGTTAATAACGGTAAAGGGTTGAGATTGTATTGCAGAGATAGAGTAAAGGCGATCGCTGCCAAGACAAAAATAATCCGTGAACGACAAATATAAGCCAAAGGTACAAACAATAACC from Okeanomitos corallinicola TIOX110 includes the following:
- a CDS encoding leucyl aminopeptidase, coding for MTIRPSDTALLDWSGDTLAIGLFEDAVELTGDLATLNEKSGGIIQEIIAEEEFTGKVNSTVVIRVGASYPVRKVILVGLGKPEALSLESLRRAAATVARSAKKQKTKTLAISLPVYNHEPAATAQAITEGAELALYQDTRFKSEPEDKNPDIETIDLLGLAGQEAAITRAEQIVSGVILARQLVAAPANAVTPITMAETAQAIAKEHGLELQILEQEDCEKLGMGAYLGVAQASDLPPKFIHLIYKPTTTPKRKLAIIGKGLTFDSGGLNIKGAGSGIETMKIDMGGAAATLGAAKAIGQLKPDVEVHFISAVTENMISGKAMHPGDILTASNGKTIEVNNTDAEGRLTLADALVYADKLGLDAMVDLATLTGACVVALGDNIAGLFTPDDDVAAQLQTASENAGEKLWRMPMEEKYFEGMKSGIADMKNTGPRYGGSITASLFLKQFVKDTPWAHLDIAGPVWADKENGYNGAGATGFGVRTLVHWVLS
- a CDS encoding GDYXXLXY domain-containing protein → MANNSPDKNKTLTPEKEFSEKLTFRDYLIATEQKANQPLPIWRLIAPLMVQIGLILAVPSQAMYTEMTGKTVILQTIPEYSNNVLQGSSVSFDYNISRTDTLRRLPGWRDWVDQNSIRNGRINQGSTLYLVLQEQRTFNRAVPPAWRPVRVSSDRPIYLPNNQVALKGNYQDGVINYGLENYYVSEEQRQQINNDLSQIQQNRNGRTTPITVKVKVDPQGNAVPTSMWIGDRNYRF
- a CDS encoding DUF2157 domain-containing protein, yielding MILDNFARKLRQEAQRWRDEGLISSSQYQNIADRYQFNKIEAAAKESSGLIAIAGGGLLLILGIIIFVAANWQTWSREIKFILLMSWFLSTAITGFLTWREPSLAAASGKKPQQGKRLLGEALLILSALILGATLMLMGQIFNISGSAPQLFLAWGFGVLVMAYSLSLSSLGVLAIVLLQIGYWLGLREFWSAGSELNWARLAVRHTPLISWLLFVPLAYICRSRIIFVLAAIAFTLSLQYNLNPLPLLTFSNVIPWVASFALALPPALFWSYDDLLFPNINYRLFQPIARNLSLVCFGVVFYLLSFRWQWQSFSSGFGNSPTNFSNVLQAVPIIDLGIISGLVVLQWLFLFRHQNNPIRREVFFTITVISIFLGFIVIIPFWHQSIGQITELGIFIFNILLITLAWGLIQEGLKLSHRTAFWSGMLLFILQVISRVLEYDTDILFRSLVFVLCGSGLISAGLWFERRLQERSTAKKS